From the Peromyscus leucopus breed LL Stock chromosome 8b, UCI_PerLeu_2.1, whole genome shotgun sequence genome, one window contains:
- the LOC114682839 gene encoding 2',3'-cyclic-nucleotide 3'-phosphodiesterase — protein MNTSFSRKSHTFLPKIFKKMSSSGAKDKPELQFPFLQDEDTVATLHECKTLFILRGLPGSGKSTLARHIVDKYHNGTKMVSADAYKINPGSRADFSEEYKRLDEDLAAYCRRDIRVLVLDDTNHERERLDQLFEMADQYQYQVVLVEPKTTWRLDCAQLKEKNQWQLSAEDLKKLKPGLEKDFLPLYFGWFLTKKSSETLRKAGQVFLEELGNHKAFKKELRHFISGDEPKEKLELVSYFGKRPPGVLHCTTKFCDYGKATGAEEYAQQDVVKRSYGKAFKLSISALFVTPKTAGAQVVLNEQQLLLWPSDVDKPSSSESLPPGSRAHITLGCAADVQPVQTGLDLLEILQQEKGGSRGEEVGELPRGKLFSLGKGRWMLSLTKKMEVKAIFTGYYGKGKPVPIHGSRKGGAMQICTII, from the exons ATG AACACAAGCTTTTCCCGAAAGAGTCACACGTTCCTGCCCAAGATCTTCAAAAAAATGTCATCCTCGGGAGCCAAGGACAAGCCCGAGCTGCAGTTCCCCTTCCTCCAGGATGAGGACACGGTGGCCACGCTGCATGAGTGCAAGACGCTGTTCATCCTGCGGGGCCTGCCAGGCAGCGGCAAGTCCACGCTGGCTCGGCACATCGTGGATAAATACCACAACGGCACCAAGATGGTATCTGCCGACGCTTACAAGATCAACCCGGGCTCTCGAGCAGACTTCTCCGAGGAGTACAAGCGGCTGGACGAGGACCTGGCCGCCTACTGCCGCCGGGACATCAGGGTTCTGGTGCTTGATGACACCAACCACGAGCGGGAGCGACTGGACCAGCTCTTTGAAATGGCCGATCAGTACCAGTACCAGGTGGTGCTGGTGGAGCCCAAGACAACATGGCGACTAGACTGTGCCCAGCTCAAGGAGAAGAACCAGTGGCAGCTGTCAGCCGAGGACCTGAAGAAGCTGAAGCCCGGCTTGGAGAAGGACTTCCTGCCGCTCTACTTTGGCTGGTTCCTGACCAAAAAGAGTTCCGAGACCCTCCGCAAAGCTGGCCAGGTCTTTCTGGAAGAGCTGGGGAATCACAAGGCTTTCAAGAAGGAGCTTCGACACT TTATTTCTGGGGATGAACCCAAGGAGAAGCTTGAGCTGGTCAGCTACTTTGGGAAGAGACCCCCAGGCGTTCTGCACTGTACGACCAAATTCTGTGACTACGGGAAGGCCACCGGGGCAGAAGAATATGCCCAGCAGGAT GTGGTGAAGAGATCTTACGGCAAGGCCTTCAAACTGTCCATCTCGGCCCTTTTTGTGACACCCAAGACGGCCGGGGCCCAGGTGGTGCtgaatgagcagcagctgctgttgTGGCCGAGCGACGTGGACAAGCCGTCTTCCTCCGAGAGCCTGCCCCCAGGGAGCCGAGCTCACATCACCCTGGGCTGTGCTGCCGACGTGCAGCCCGTGCAGACAGGCCTTGACCTCTTAGAGATCTTGCAGCAGGAGAAGGGGGGCAGCCGAGGTGAGGAGGTGGGTGAGCTCCCCCGGGGCAAGCTCTTTTCCCTGGGCAAAGGGCGCTGGATGCTGAGCTTGACCAAGAAGATGGAGGTCAAGGCCATCTTCACGGGGTACTATGGGAAGGGCAAACCTGTGCCCATACATGGCAGCCGGAAGGGGGGTGCCATGCAGATTTGCACCATCATCTGA